From Arcticibacter tournemirensis, one genomic window encodes:
- the dusB gene encoding tRNA dihydrouridine synthase DusB: MPVKIGNIDLGEFPLLLAPMEDVSDPPFRFVCKQNGADLMYTEFISSEGLIRDAAKSRQKLDIFEYERPIGIQIFGSNIESMREATEIASQAGPDLIDINYGCPVKNVACKGAGASLLKDIDKMVKMTKAVVEATHLPVTVKTRLGWDDNSKNVYEVAERLQDVGIKALTIHGRTRSQMYKGQADWSLIREVKRNPRVAIPIFGNGDVDSVEKAANWRLEYETDGIMIGRAAIGYPWIFREIKHFFNTGELLPGPTITERVEVCLTHLAKSIAWKGEKTGIFEMRRHYSNYFKGTPNFKEYRMKLVSLEDVASIFEVLEEIKGNYNEAEILQ, from the coding sequence ATGCCGGTAAAAATAGGAAATATTGATTTAGGTGAGTTCCCGCTGCTGCTGGCACCAATGGAAGACGTGAGTGATCCTCCGTTCAGGTTTGTATGTAAACAAAACGGCGCAGATCTGATGTACACCGAATTTATCTCATCGGAGGGTCTTATACGCGACGCCGCTAAAAGCCGGCAGAAGCTTGATATTTTTGAATACGAACGTCCAATCGGGATACAAATATTTGGGAGTAACATCGAGTCTATGCGTGAAGCTACTGAAATAGCGTCTCAGGCAGGCCCCGATCTTATCGACATCAATTATGGATGCCCGGTAAAGAATGTTGCCTGTAAAGGCGCCGGCGCCAGCTTGCTTAAGGACATTGATAAGATGGTAAAAATGACAAAAGCTGTTGTTGAAGCCACTCACCTGCCTGTAACTGTTAAAACGCGTCTTGGATGGGATGATAACAGCAAAAATGTTTATGAAGTTGCCGAACGGCTTCAGGACGTAGGTATTAAGGCATTGACTATTCATGGCCGTACCAGATCTCAAATGTATAAAGGACAAGCCGACTGGAGCCTGATTCGAGAGGTAAAACGTAATCCGCGTGTTGCTATTCCAATATTTGGAAACGGAGACGTAGATTCTGTGGAAAAAGCCGCCAACTGGCGACTTGAATACGAAACAGATGGAATAATGATAGGTCGTGCAGCTATTGGCTACCCATGGATATTCCGGGAAATAAAACATTTCTTCAATACAGGTGAACTCCTCCCCGGGCCTACTATAACGGAACGGGTTGAAGTGTGCTTAACTCATCTCGCCAAATCCATCGCCTGGAAGGGAGAAAAAACGGGCATATTTGAAATGAGGAGGCATTATTCTAACTATTTTAAAGGCACTCCCAATTTCAAGGAGTACAGAATGAAATTAGTTTCACTGGAAGACGTTGCCAGTATATTCGAAGTACTGGAAGAGATAAAAGGAAACTATAACGAAGCCGAAATCCTGCAATAG
- the apaG gene encoding Co2+/Mg2+ efflux protein ApaG — MITQITEGVKISVETLYQPEYSNPANDHYMFAYKINIENLTEYSVQLMRRRWFIFDSNGTHREVEGEGVVGLQPVIEPGSSHEYVSGCNLKTDMGSMKGSYAMKRLADQEEFEVSIPEFAMIAPYKMN, encoded by the coding sequence ATGATCACACAAATTACTGAAGGTGTAAAAATATCGGTAGAAACGCTCTATCAACCAGAATATTCAAATCCTGCGAACGATCATTATATGTTTGCATATAAAATTAACATTGAAAATCTTACTGAATACAGTGTACAGTTAATGCGCCGCCGTTGGTTTATTTTCGACTCTAACGGAACCCACAGAGAAGTAGAAGGAGAAGGAGTAGTGGGTTTACAACCTGTAATAGAACCCGGCTCATCACATGAGTACGTATCAGGATGTAACCTGAAGACCGACATGGGAAGTATGAAAGGATCTTATGCCATGAAACGATTGGCAGATCAGGAAGAGTTTGAGGTTAGCATCCCCGAATTCGCTATGATAGCGCCTTACAAAATGAACTGA
- a CDS encoding IS1182 family transposase encodes MKTRSNVHFKALTSQQVVLFPSNIGDRIPSDHPVRIVNQVVESLNIDDILSGYKGGGTSSFHPRMLIKVLFYSYFCNIYSCRKMAQALQENIHFMWLSGNSTPDFRTINDFRGKRLKDKIQHLFAELVRLMADLGYVSLDIQYVDGTKLESASNRYTFVWKGSTEKNKAKLEEKITGVLGDIDRSIKHDKAELASPEKPGVPVSSTELKNRIDELNGRLAELNKQQKKEVKKLEKDALPRLEKYEAQLETLGTRNSYSKTDQDATFMRMKEDHMKNGQLKPAYNTQISTENQFITNFSIHQRAGDTATLTLHLEQFKAHYNKQSKKVVADSGYGSEQNYQWMEDNDIEAFIKYNYFHKEQKRSFKKNIYHASNLPYDVQGDYFICPAGKRMIKMEESERISELGYKSKVSCYKTESCQGCPLRKMCYKGDEDRKIEVNHALRAFKEKVKQKLLSEEGVRLRKNRAIEPEAVFGQLKSNNRFNRFRLRTLPKVNIEFGLAAIAHNLRKMAAKAA; translated from the coding sequence ATGAAAACAAGATCAAATGTACATTTTAAGGCGTTAACCTCGCAGCAGGTTGTGCTTTTTCCCTCGAACATAGGGGATCGGATTCCATCAGATCATCCTGTCCGTATTGTTAACCAAGTTGTTGAATCACTTAATATCGATGATATTCTTTCAGGATATAAAGGCGGCGGTACCAGCAGCTTTCATCCCAGAATGCTAATTAAAGTACTTTTCTACAGTTACTTCTGTAATATTTATTCTTGTCGAAAGATGGCTCAGGCCCTGCAGGAAAATATCCACTTCATGTGGCTATCAGGCAACAGTACCCCTGATTTCCGCACTATTAACGATTTTCGTGGTAAGCGGTTAAAGGATAAGATCCAGCATCTGTTTGCAGAACTGGTCCGTTTGATGGCTGATCTTGGCTATGTCAGTCTTGATATCCAGTATGTGGACGGCACCAAGCTGGAATCGGCTTCGAACCGGTATACCTTTGTATGGAAAGGCTCTACAGAGAAGAATAAAGCAAAGCTGGAAGAAAAAATAACCGGAGTACTTGGGGATATAGATAGGTCTATAAAGCATGATAAAGCGGAACTGGCCTCACCGGAAAAGCCAGGCGTTCCTGTAAGTTCAACGGAACTTAAGAACAGGATAGATGAACTGAACGGTCGTTTGGCAGAGCTGAACAAGCAACAAAAAAAAGAGGTTAAGAAGCTTGAAAAAGATGCACTTCCCCGACTTGAGAAATATGAAGCGCAACTGGAAACTTTAGGCACACGCAACAGCTACAGCAAGACCGATCAGGATGCTACTTTCATGCGGATGAAGGAAGACCATATGAAAAACGGCCAGCTTAAACCGGCTTATAATACCCAGATTAGTACCGAGAATCAGTTTATTACCAACTTTTCCATTCACCAGCGTGCCGGAGATACTGCCACTTTGACCCTCCACCTGGAGCAGTTCAAAGCACATTACAATAAACAATCAAAGAAAGTAGTGGCAGACTCAGGGTATGGAAGCGAGCAGAACTACCAGTGGATGGAGGATAATGATATTGAGGCTTTTATCAAGTACAATTACTTTCATAAAGAACAAAAACGCAGCTTTAAAAAGAATATATATCATGCCTCAAACCTGCCCTACGATGTGCAAGGGGATTACTTTATATGTCCGGCAGGCAAACGTATGATCAAAATGGAGGAATCTGAGCGCATCTCAGAGCTGGGGTATAAATCTAAGGTGAGCTGTTACAAAACAGAGAGCTGCCAGGGCTGTCCGCTCAGGAAAATGTGTTATAAAGGCGATGAAGACCGTAAAATTGAGGTCAACCATGCCTTAAGGGCCTTTAAGGAGAAAGTGAAGCAAAAGCTGTTAAGTGAAGAAGGTGTTAGGCTCAGAAAGAACAGAGCGATAGAACCAGAAGCTGTATTTGGTCAACTAAAAAGCAATAACAGGTTCAATCGATTCAGACTACGTACACTCCCTAAAGTAAATATCGAGTTCGGACTGGCCGCCATAGCACATAACTTAAGGAAAATGGCAGCAAAAGCTGCTTAA
- a CDS encoding zinc metallopeptidase has product MGLGLIIFIGVALISFIVQARFKSKFRKYSETPLLSGMTGRDVAEKMLHDHGIYDVKIISVEGSLTDHYNPQNRTVNLSPEVYNGRSIAAAAVASHECGHAVQHAKAYSWLQFRSAMVPVVNIAANLLQWVFMLGLVMAASSMGYNLLLIAFGAMLLMTLFSLVTLPVEFDASNRALAWLQTNRGIMQTSVEHDQAKNALWWAAMTYVVAALGSLAQLLYIGMMLFGGRRD; this is encoded by the coding sequence ATGGGATTAGGTTTAATAATATTTATAGGTGTAGCACTGATCAGTTTTATCGTGCAGGCCAGGTTTAAAAGCAAGTTCAGGAAATATTCTGAAACCCCATTACTTTCAGGGATGACTGGAAGGGATGTAGCTGAAAAGATGCTGCACGACCATGGGATTTACGATGTTAAGATCATTTCTGTTGAAGGTTCGCTGACAGATCACTACAATCCTCAGAACAGAACCGTCAATCTTAGCCCCGAAGTATATAATGGAAGAAGTATTGCCGCCGCCGCTGTTGCATCACATGAATGTGGTCATGCTGTTCAGCATGCCAAAGCATACTCCTGGCTTCAGTTCCGTTCGGCTATGGTACCAGTAGTTAATATTGCTGCAAATCTTTTGCAGTGGGTTTTCATGCTCGGTCTTGTTATGGCAGCGTCCAGTATGGGATATAACCTGTTACTTATTGCATTCGGGGCAATGCTTCTGATGACATTGTTTAGTCTGGTGACGCTTCCCGTTGAGTTTGATGCAAGTAACCGTGCTCTTGCATGGCTACAGACTAACCGTGGTATCATGCAGACGAGCGTAGAACATGACCAGGCTAAAAATGCTTTATGGTGGGCTGCGATGACGTATGTAGTTGCTGCTTTAGGGTCGCTTGCTCAGTTGCTGTATATCGGCATGATGCTATTCGGAGGAAGAAGAGATTAA
- the rmuC gene encoding DNA recombination protein RmuC, which yields MDITYIIIIIIFLVFITAVSAIKNRTYRSEIKFIKTETEQLKISLAKAEEKISNIHAEKESMVLMLQQEQKRLITELQTERQNLADINLSYESSRTYLKVQNEKIKEQKEEIEKLHEKLNKDFELLAGRILEEKSQKFTELNRANLDLLLHPLKENIKAFENKVDKVYQTEAAERNILKGEISKLMELNKQISDEANNLTKALKADSKKQGNWGEVVLDRILEASGLIQNESYIKQSSFTDENGNRLQPDVVVTLPDNKHLIIDSKVSLIAYNKLVNCETEIERIQYLNDHITSIRSHIKNLCSKNYCDLYSINSPDFVLLFVPIESSFAIAVQHDIELFEFAWNKRVVIVTPSTLLATLKTISSVWKQEQQTRNAIDIATRAGALYDKFAGFLDDLKKIGDNLDKAKDAYSDAFNKLSSGNGNLIGRVETLKKLGAKTSKQISNEI from the coding sequence ATGGATATTACTTATATAATAATTATAATTATTTTCTTAGTATTTATAACGGCTGTTAGCGCTATTAAAAATCGAACTTACCGGTCCGAAATAAAGTTTATAAAAACAGAAACGGAACAGCTAAAAATCAGTCTTGCAAAAGCAGAAGAAAAGATCAGCAATATTCATGCAGAGAAGGAAAGCATGGTCTTAATGTTACAGCAGGAACAGAAAAGACTGATTACCGAACTACAGACAGAACGACAGAACTTAGCAGATATCAACCTTTCTTACGAGAGCAGCCGTACTTACCTCAAGGTGCAGAATGAAAAAATCAAGGAACAAAAAGAAGAAATTGAAAAACTTCACGAAAAATTGAATAAAGACTTTGAATTACTGGCCGGCAGGATATTGGAAGAAAAAAGTCAAAAGTTTACTGAGCTTAACCGGGCCAACCTCGATCTGCTTCTTCATCCCTTAAAAGAAAACATCAAAGCTTTTGAAAATAAGGTCGATAAAGTATACCAAACGGAAGCTGCAGAAAGAAATATTTTAAAAGGTGAAATATCAAAGCTGATGGAATTGAATAAGCAAATTAGCGACGAAGCAAATAACCTTACCAAAGCACTGAAAGCCGATAGTAAAAAACAGGGTAATTGGGGAGAAGTAGTCCTCGACAGGATCCTGGAAGCTTCCGGCCTGATACAGAACGAGAGCTACATCAAACAGAGCAGTTTCACCGACGAAAATGGAAACAGGCTTCAACCAGATGTGGTGGTCACCTTACCCGACAACAAGCATCTTATTATCGATTCAAAAGTATCTCTAATCGCTTATAACAAGCTCGTAAATTGCGAGACAGAGATTGAAAGAATACAATATCTGAATGATCATATTACTTCTATAAGAAGCCACATTAAGAACCTGTGCAGCAAAAATTATTGTGATTTATATAGTATCAATTCACCTGACTTCGTTTTACTTTTCGTTCCTATAGAATCATCCTTTGCAATTGCGGTTCAGCATGATATAGAGTTATTTGAGTTCGCCTGGAATAAAAGAGTAGTAATTGTAACGCCATCTACTCTTTTAGCTACCCTCAAAACCATTTCATCGGTGTGGAAGCAGGAACAACAAACCCGAAATGCGATAGATATAGCTACCCGCGCCGGAGCACTCTATGACAAGTTTGCAGGTTTCCTTGATGACCTGAAGAAAATAGGGGATAACCTGGATAAAGCAAAAGATGCATACTCCGATGCCTTCAATAAACTTTCTTCGGGTAATGGAAATCTTATAGGCCGTGTAGAAACATTAAAAAAACTGGGAGCTAAAACCTCAAAGCAGATAAGTAATGAGATTTAA
- the thiL gene encoding thiamine-phosphate kinase, with the protein MFENKERTDISKLGEFGLIDHLTKNITLTNPSTIKGAGDDAAVLDFEGKKVLISTDLLLEGIHFDLAYTPLKHLGYKAIQVNLSDIYAMNGIATQVTVSLGLSSKFPLEAVEELYEGMLIACKKYNVDIAGGDTSSSKQGLVISVTSIGYADEQDICYRNTAEEGDLICVSGDLGGAYVGLQLLEREKNIFLENPQIQPDLEGKDYIVERQLKPEARRDIVLLLKSLGVKPTSMIDVSDGLSSEVIHICTQSEKGCNLYEEKIPLDPMTYETAREFNLDPTVCALSGGEDYELLFTIRQSDYDKIKNDPDISIIGNITEKAAGMNIISKSGIVHPLKAQGWNSFK; encoded by the coding sequence ATGTTTGAGAATAAAGAAAGAACGGATATAAGTAAACTGGGTGAGTTTGGTTTGATTGATCACCTGACAAAGAATATAACCTTAACAAACCCCTCAACTATAAAAGGAGCCGGCGATGATGCTGCCGTTTTAGATTTTGAAGGGAAGAAAGTGTTGATTTCAACGGACCTGCTGCTGGAAGGCATACATTTTGACCTTGCTTATACACCCCTGAAACACCTTGGTTATAAAGCCATCCAGGTGAACCTGAGCGATATCTATGCTATGAACGGTATAGCTACTCAGGTAACGGTATCGCTGGGCTTATCGAGCAAATTTCCGTTGGAAGCGGTAGAGGAATTATACGAAGGAATGCTTATAGCTTGTAAAAAGTACAATGTGGATATCGCAGGCGGGGATACCAGTTCATCAAAACAAGGCTTGGTAATTAGCGTAACCAGTATAGGCTATGCTGATGAGCAGGATATTTGTTACCGGAATACAGCAGAGGAAGGTGATTTGATCTGTGTTTCGGGCGACCTGGGCGGAGCCTATGTAGGACTCCAGTTACTAGAGCGGGAGAAGAATATATTTCTGGAAAATCCCCAGATACAGCCTGATCTGGAAGGAAAAGATTACATTGTTGAAAGACAGCTGAAGCCTGAAGCGAGAAGAGATATTGTTTTGCTACTTAAAAGTTTGGGCGTTAAACCAACGTCCATGATAGATGTGTCTGACGGCCTTTCTTCAGAAGTTATCCACATTTGTACACAGTCTGAAAAAGGCTGTAATCTTTACGAAGAAAAAATACCGCTCGATCCGATGACTTATGAAACTGCAAGAGAGTTTAACCTGGATCCTACAGTTTGTGCCTTGAGTGGAGGTGAGGACTATGAATTGTTATTTACTATTCGCCAGTCGGATTACGATAAAATAAAGAACGACCCCGATATCAGCATTATTGGTAATATAACAGAGAAAGCCGCCGGAATGAACATTATATCCAAATCGGGCATTGTTCATCCATTAAAGGCACAGGGCTGGAATTCGTTTAAGTAG
- the nadA gene encoding quinolinate synthase NadA, whose translation MDIFEELNVKGFIDEPIDPSLDLFDEIEKLKKEKNAVILAHYYQEPDIQDIADYIGDSLGLSQQAAKTDAEIIVFAGVHFMAETAKILSPYKKVLLPDLKAGCSLSDSCPPHLFSKFKENYPDHIVITYVNCSAELKALSDIVCTSSNAVQIVDSLPKDQKIIFGPDRNLGRYVSKMTGRDMVLWNGACMVHEIFSLQRIVKLKERHPEAKFIAHPECEEAVLKLADYAGSTTGLLKYTQKSDAKEFIVATESGIIHQMEKANPDKVFIPAPPNNTCACNDCPHMKRNTLEKLYLCMKNEIPEVTVPMDIIEKARRPIERMLEISERLGL comes from the coding sequence ATGGATATTTTTGAAGAGTTAAATGTGAAGGGTTTTATAGACGAACCCATTGATCCAAGTCTGGATCTTTTTGATGAGATTGAAAAACTAAAAAAGGAAAAAAATGCCGTTATACTTGCTCACTATTATCAGGAGCCCGATATTCAGGATATTGCGGACTATATCGGAGATAGTTTGGGTTTATCTCAGCAGGCAGCAAAGACCGATGCAGAGATCATCGTATTTGCAGGGGTCCATTTCATGGCCGAAACAGCAAAGATCCTTTCTCCATACAAGAAAGTTTTATTGCCCGACTTAAAAGCAGGGTGCTCGCTGTCTGACAGCTGTCCACCGCATCTTTTCTCGAAGTTTAAGGAGAATTACCCAGATCATATTGTAATAACCTACGTTAATTGTTCGGCAGAATTGAAAGCTTTAAGCGATATCGTTTGTACTTCATCTAATGCTGTTCAGATTGTTGATAGCCTTCCCAAAGATCAGAAGATCATCTTTGGTCCGGACAGGAACCTGGGAAGGTATGTATCAAAAATGACTGGCAGAGATATGGTTTTGTGGAACGGAGCTTGTATGGTTCATGAAATATTTTCACTGCAGCGAATTGTAAAACTGAAAGAACGACACCCTGAAGCGAAATTTATAGCTCATCCTGAATGTGAGGAAGCGGTATTAAAGCTTGCTGATTATGCAGGTTCGACAACCGGCTTGTTGAAATATACACAGAAAAGCGATGCTAAAGAATTTATCGTTGCGACGGAAAGCGGTATTATTCATCAGATGGAGAAGGCTAATCCCGATAAGGTTTTTATACCCGCACCGCCAAATAACACGTGTGCCTGTAATGATTGCCCTCACATGAAAAGAAATACTCTGGAAAAACTTTATCTATGCATGAAAAATGAAATTCCTGAAGTAACGGTTCCAATGGATATCATAGAAAAAGCGAGGAGGCCAATAGAGAGAATGCTGGAAATTTCGGAGCGGCTGGGACTGTGA
- the nadB gene encoding L-aspartate oxidase: protein MKYVDFLVVGSGIAGLSFALKAAKHGKVLIVTKSNEDESNTKYAQGGVAVVVDKEDSFEKHIDDTLIAGDGLCNRSVVEIVVKEGPARIQEIIDYGTNFDKTTQGIYDLAKEGGHSEHRVLHYKDITGFEIERALLEQVHKDPNIEILTHYFAVELITQHHCGTFVDRRSDDITCYGIYALNTRSGVVERILSKVTVMASGGAGHIYSNTTNPTIATGDGIAMVYRAKGKVRNMEFIQFHPTALYNPGEYPSFLISEAVRGFGGVLKDRNGNEFMQLYDERKSLAPRDIVARAIDSEMKKSGDDFVYLDIRHRSKEDILNHFPNIYAKCLSIGIDMTKDMIPVTPACHYMCGGILVDESGRSSIKRLYACGECSSTGLHGANRLASNSLLEATVFAHRIYNSVVSEYAGNVIPDTIPEWDETNTQLLNEDILVTHNLRETQKIMSDYVGIVRSDFRLERAMRRLGLLYEETEDFYKQTKLSVKLCELRNVIQSAYIVIKSAMKRKESRGLHYTTDYPVHQETPVDTVL, encoded by the coding sequence ATGAAATATGTTGATTTCTTGGTAGTCGGTTCGGGTATAGCCGGGCTTAGTTTCGCTCTCAAAGCAGCAAAGCATGGTAAGGTTCTGATAGTTACAAAATCTAATGAGGATGAATCGAATACCAAGTATGCCCAGGGGGGTGTAGCAGTAGTTGTGGATAAAGAGGATTCTTTTGAGAAACATATTGACGATACACTTATTGCAGGTGATGGATTGTGTAATAGGAGCGTTGTTGAAATAGTGGTGAAGGAAGGCCCGGCCCGCATTCAGGAGATTATCGATTATGGTACTAATTTCGATAAAACAACACAGGGCATATATGATTTGGCAAAAGAAGGAGGCCACTCAGAGCATCGCGTTTTGCATTATAAGGATATTACCGGGTTTGAGATTGAAAGAGCGCTCCTTGAACAGGTTCATAAGGATCCAAACATCGAAATATTGACACATTACTTCGCCGTAGAACTTATTACGCAACATCATTGCGGAACATTTGTGGATAGGCGATCGGATGATATAACGTGCTATGGTATTTATGCATTGAACACGCGCTCAGGCGTTGTTGAGAGAATTCTATCAAAAGTTACGGTAATGGCCAGTGGGGGTGCGGGACATATTTATTCTAATACCACTAATCCTACTATCGCTACCGGCGACGGGATAGCAATGGTTTACAGAGCGAAGGGAAAGGTGAGAAATATGGAATTTATTCAGTTTCACCCTACTGCTTTGTATAATCCGGGAGAATACCCATCGTTTCTTATTTCCGAAGCTGTAAGAGGCTTTGGTGGTGTTTTGAAAGACAGGAATGGGAATGAGTTTATGCAGCTTTACGACGAGCGTAAATCCCTCGCACCGCGCGACATTGTTGCCAGGGCTATTGACTCGGAAATGAAAAAGTCCGGTGACGATTTTGTATACCTTGATATCAGGCATCGCAGTAAAGAAGATATATTGAACCATTTTCCCAATATCTACGCGAAATGCTTGAGCATTGGTATTGACATGACGAAGGATATGATCCCCGTAACGCCTGCCTGCCATTATATGTGTGGGGGGATATTAGTAGATGAATCCGGAAGATCGTCAATAAAGAGGCTCTATGCGTGCGGGGAATGCTCCTCCACAGGTTTACATGGTGCTAACCGCCTGGCGTCCAACTCGCTTTTAGAGGCAACGGTTTTTGCTCATCGTATATATAATAGTGTAGTGTCCGAATATGCCGGTAATGTTATTCCTGATACGATTCCTGAATGGGATGAAACGAATACTCAGCTCTTGAATGAAGATATACTGGTAACACATAACCTTCGCGAAACTCAAAAGATTATGAGCGATTATGTTGGCATAGTACGCTCTGATTTTAGGTTGGAACGGGCAATGAGGAGGTTAGGACTTCTTTACGAGGAGACAGAGGATTTTTATAAACAGACCAAGCTTTCAGTTAAGCTTTGTGAATTACGGAATGTGATTCAGAGCGCCTATATCGTAATTAAGTCGGCGATGAAAAGAAAGGAAAGCCGCGGTTTACATTATACCACTGATTATCCTGTTCATCAGGAGACACCGGTAGACACGGTGTTATAG
- a CDS encoding gamma carbonic anhydrase family protein translates to MPLILSVKGKFPIFGRDCFIAENATVVGEVEMGNNCSVWFNAVVRGDVNYIKIGDNVNIQDGVVIHCTYQRAPTIIGNDVSIGHNALVHGCTLKNNVLIGMGSIVMDHAVIEEFCIIAAGSVVLENTICESGYIYAGTPARKIKAVSEEQRAMLKKLPQNYIMYSQWFTEPGEGSSASLQDPS, encoded by the coding sequence ATGCCACTTATTTTATCTGTCAAGGGAAAATTTCCAATTTTTGGTCGGGACTGCTTTATTGCAGAGAATGCAACGGTAGTTGGTGAGGTAGAGATGGGAAATAACTGCTCGGTTTGGTTTAATGCAGTAGTCAGGGGAGATGTTAATTATATTAAAATTGGAGATAATGTTAATATACAGGATGGGGTTGTAATTCATTGTACATACCAGAGAGCGCCTACTATTATAGGTAACGATGTATCTATAGGCCATAATGCTCTTGTACACGGTTGTACGCTTAAAAATAATGTGTTGATAGGTATGGGATCTATTGTTATGGACCACGCCGTTATAGAGGAGTTTTGCATTATAGCTGCCGGGTCGGTGGTACTTGAAAACACCATCTGCGAATCAGGGTATATATATGCAGGCACCCCCGCCCGTAAGATTAAAGCGGTCAGTGAAGAACAAAGGGCAATGTTAAAAAAGCTCCCTCAAAATTATATCATGTATTCCCAGTGGTTTACGGAACCGGGGGAGGGATCGTCAGCTTCTCTTCAAGATCCCAGTTAG
- a CDS encoding Ig-like domain-containing protein: protein MLKFDNNYYKLNFLTVFTLILLAAGCASIQQPTGGPKDKEPPKVLKETPANFTLNFKAKEINITFNEYFKISNESKEFSMSPAQDRSPYYKVKGKTLNIKFQDTLAANTTYTINFGRGLVDYNEGNVLKNYMYVFSTGNKIDSLSISGTVTNTLTKKPVLDATVFIIPVNQDTIFGKRRANLFTTTDSSGNFSLKYLRPDTYRVYALKEESGDRIYNSSNEEIAFLVDSVVLRNNIAGVKLALFKEEPKIFRITDRKIEKDSRVTYIFSKKLEQPSISILHPNELDKDKIVEFSRTKDTVALWTKSMDFDSIKVAVIDKGTPLDTTIIRRNSRDKYDREIKIADNNPSNKIKPGGELILTFSAPVGSIDPRKISLLQDSIPVSGLRIIKDSLSTRKYLFRYPWRTERQYILKIDTNAIGGKFGGFNKTYTKQFILDEVLNYGNLSLSVTVPDTSKSYIVQLLDDKDNIIKETPLNKNQTINYTTYSLGKYHFRVVYDDNKNRKWDTGDVRARRQPELTWNSNTEITLRANWDLEEKLTIPPPVP from the coding sequence ATGCTAAAATTTGACAACAACTATTATAAGTTAAATTTTTTAACCGTCTTTACGTTGATCTTACTAGCTGCGGGCTGCGCCAGCATTCAGCAGCCTACTGGTGGACCTAAAGACAAGGAACCTCCTAAAGTTTTAAAAGAGACTCCTGCGAATTTTACTCTTAACTTTAAAGCGAAAGAAATTAACATAACTTTCAATGAATACTTTAAAATCAGTAATGAGTCGAAGGAGTTCAGCATGTCACCTGCGCAGGACAGAAGTCCCTATTACAAAGTCAAAGGAAAAACGCTCAACATAAAATTTCAGGACACGCTCGCCGCAAATACTACGTACACCATAAACTTTGGCAGAGGTCTTGTTGACTATAATGAGGGGAACGTGCTTAAGAATTATATGTATGTTTTTTCTACAGGAAATAAAATCGACTCTTTGTCTATCAGTGGAACGGTTACCAACACACTAACAAAGAAACCTGTTCTTGATGCCACAGTTTTTATCATTCCGGTGAACCAGGATACGATCTTCGGCAAAAGAAGAGCTAACCTGTTTACCACAACCGATTCATCTGGAAATTTTAGTTTGAAATACCTGAGACCCGACACTTACCGTGTTTATGCACTGAAAGAAGAGAGCGGTGATAGGATTTATAATTCGTCAAATGAAGAAATAGCATTTCTCGTTGATTCAGTCGTTTTAAGAAACAATATAGCAGGCGTGAAGCTGGCCCTGTTTAAAGAAGAACCTAAAATCTTCAGGATAACGGATAGAAAAATAGAAAAAGACAGCCGGGTAACTTACATCTTTAGCAAGAAATTAGAGCAACCTTCAATCAGCATATTACATCCCAACGAACTCGATAAAGATAAGATAGTTGAATTCAGCCGTACTAAAGATACCGTAGCGCTATGGACAAAATCGATGGACTTCGACTCCATAAAAGTAGCGGTGATAGACAAAGGAACTCCGCTGGACACCACGATCATCAGAAGAAACTCCAGGGATAAATATGACCGGGAAATAAAAATAGCTGACAATAATCCTTCAAACAAAATAAAGCCGGGCGGAGAATTAATACTCACCTTTTCCGCACCAGTAGGATCAATTGATCCCAGAAAAATTAGTTTGCTCCAGGATTCTATACCGGTAAGCGGACTTCGTATTATCAAAGACAGCCTTTCAACAAGGAAGTACCTTTTCAGGTATCCCTGGCGGACAGAGCGGCAATATATCCTCAAGATTGATACTAATGCCATAGGAGGAAAATTCGGAGGTTTTAACAAAACCTATACCAAGCAATTCATCCTCGACGAAGTATTAAATTACGGTAATCTTTCTTTGTCGGTTACGGTACCAGACACGAGCAAAAGTTATATAGTACAGCTGCTTGACGACAAAGACAATATCATAAAAGAAACGCCTCTAAATAAAAATCAAACGATAAATTATACAACTTATTCACTCGGAAAATATCATTTCAGGGTAGTGTATGATGATAACAAAAACAGAAAATGGGACACAGGAGACGTTCGGGCAAGACGACAACCGGAACTCACCTGGAACAGCAATACCGAAATAACACTACGTGCTAACTGGGATCTTGAAGAGAAGCTGACGATCCCTCCCCCGGTTCCGTAA